A region of Polyangiaceae bacterium DNA encodes the following proteins:
- a CDS encoding serine/threonine protein kinase, with the protein MKSAANTEAFASTIGAIAGTSSGEAPAPPAHGVERFELLREIGRGGMGRVLEAKDGQFGRHVAVKELARDVTDVGHVRRFVVEALVTGNLEHPGIPAVYERGSRAGVPYYAMRHVRGRPFSEVLGERKTLRERLKLLPPVVQVAHTLGFAHERGVVHRDVKPDNIMLAPHGEVVLLDWGIAKVRGVDGGASSGVIPESHPVASESTREGAIVGTPAYLSPEQASGQTDRIDERTDVFALGALLYHVVAGRPPYAGPSVAAVVARAAEADFEPLEQLAPEAPAALRAIIEKAMARLPDDRYGSAAELADALEAFLAGAVLSRPSRVLAALAWAGAVAALLGMLAGSAQLWAFTPTLREQGLGALIVLFLAAAFLLLALTEWRTRGRYCLSPLLLALAGASFMLGLAGTFTGLSITLNAAAAAETPSSAILLSGVYETSGALVTASIVTAFELVIWSLLRRVAPEPAAGAATGASLGIGARFRSMERR; encoded by the coding sequence ATGAAGTCAGCGGCGAACACCGAGGCCTTCGCATCGACCATCGGCGCCATCGCGGGCACCAGCTCGGGCGAGGCCCCGGCGCCGCCAGCGCACGGGGTCGAGCGCTTCGAGCTGCTGCGCGAGATCGGCCGCGGAGGCATGGGGCGCGTGCTCGAGGCGAAGGACGGACAGTTCGGCCGACACGTCGCCGTCAAGGAGCTGGCGCGCGACGTGACGGATGTCGGGCACGTGCGGCGCTTCGTCGTGGAGGCCTTGGTCACGGGGAACCTCGAGCACCCGGGCATCCCGGCCGTCTACGAGCGAGGCAGCCGTGCGGGAGTGCCCTACTACGCCATGCGCCACGTGCGCGGACGCCCTTTCTCGGAGGTCCTGGGGGAGCGCAAGACGCTGCGCGAGCGCCTCAAGCTCCTGCCTCCGGTCGTGCAGGTTGCCCACACGCTCGGCTTCGCCCACGAGCGCGGCGTCGTCCATCGCGACGTGAAGCCCGACAACATCATGCTCGCACCCCACGGAGAGGTGGTGCTCTTGGACTGGGGGATCGCCAAAGTCCGCGGTGTCGACGGCGGGGCGTCGAGCGGCGTGATCCCCGAGTCTCACCCCGTCGCCTCGGAGAGCACGCGCGAGGGCGCCATCGTTGGCACGCCGGCCTACCTCTCGCCGGAGCAGGCCTCGGGGCAGACGGACCGGATCGACGAACGGACCGACGTCTTCGCCCTCGGTGCTTTGCTCTATCATGTCGTCGCCGGCCGACCGCCTTACGCGGGACCGAGCGTGGCGGCGGTCGTCGCCCGGGCTGCCGAGGCCGATTTCGAACCGTTGGAGCAGCTCGCGCCGGAGGCTCCCGCGGCGCTCCGCGCCATCATCGAAAAGGCGATGGCTCGGCTGCCCGACGACCGCTACGGCTCGGCGGCCGAGCTGGCTGACGCGCTCGAGGCGTTCCTGGCGGGTGCGGTGCTTTCCAGGCCTTCCCGAGTCCTGGCGGCGCTCGCCTGGGCAGGCGCAGTCGCGGCGCTCCTGGGCATGCTCGCCGGTTCGGCGCAACTCTGGGCGTTCACACCCACCTTGCGCGAGCAGGGCCTCGGCGCGCTCATCGTGCTGTTCCTGGCCGCGGCCTTCCTCTTGCTCGCACTGACCGAGTGGCGGACGCGGGGCCGTTACTGCTTGAGCCCGCTGCTCCTCGCACTCGCGGGAGCGAGCTTCATGCTCGGCCTCGCCGGAACGTTCACCGGGCTCTCGATCACGCTGAACGCCGCAGCCGCAGCCGAGACGCCGAGCTCGGCGATCCTCTTGTCGGGCGTCTACGAGACGAGCGGAGCGCTCGTGACCGCCAGCATCGTCACGGCCTTCGAGCTCGTGATCTGGAGTTTGCTGAGGCGCGTGGCGCCCGAGCCGGCGGCGGGGGCCGCGACGGGGGCCTCCCTCGGGATCGGCGCGCGCTTCCGCTCCATGGAGCGCCGATGA
- a CDS encoding CPBP family intramembrane metalloprotease, translating to MSFAIITHFFVGFALIGPALGLTPDRVFDGSSAALLMTAAQGVWGLGLVVGVGLLLIGRLKPADVGWRFHDLGRDVALGALGALLLIVCVLGPAVLAGRLGVGETLATIRGFSPGQRAQILLIGVLAAGTEETVFRGYLQPGLVARLGFPAGLLVGALLFGLYHFPMGLPLGHLASKAVSGVVLGLLRGRDRSLVAPAFAHFLFWQLVGFT from the coding sequence GTGTCCTTCGCGATCATCACGCACTTCTTCGTGGGCTTCGCGCTGATCGGTCCGGCGCTCGGGCTGACGCCCGACCGCGTGTTCGACGGCAGCAGCGCGGCGCTGCTGATGACGGCGGCGCAGGGGGTGTGGGGCCTCGGGCTGGTGGTGGGCGTCGGCCTGTTGCTGATCGGGCGGCTGAAGCCCGCGGACGTGGGCTGGCGCTTCCACGACCTGGGCAGAGACGTCGCCCTGGGAGCGCTGGGCGCGCTGCTCTTGATCGTCTGTGTGCTCGGACCGGCCGTGCTCGCCGGCAGGCTAGGCGTCGGCGAGACGCTGGCCACGATCCGCGGCTTCTCACCGGGGCAACGCGCGCAGATCCTGTTGATCGGCGTCTTGGCGGCTGGAACGGAAGAGACGGTCTTCCGCGGCTACCTTCAGCCCGGCTTGGTGGCGCGCCTGGGCTTTCCGGCAGGCCTGCTGGTGGGCGCGCTGCTGTTCGGCCTCTACCACTTCCCGATGGGACTCCCGCTCGGGCACCTCGCCTCGAAGGCCGTCTCCGGCGTGGTCTTGGGGCTGCTCCGCGGGCGCGATCGCTCGCTGGTCGCGCCCGCGTTCGCGCACTTTCTGTTCTGGCAGCTCGTCGGGTTCACCTGA